The following are encoded together in the Anabrus simplex isolate iqAnaSimp1 chromosome 5, ASM4041472v1, whole genome shotgun sequence genome:
- the LOC136874871 gene encoding uncharacterized protein gives MGDEEDYGFVARDSKILQKALTNESSPRPTVASTTGSEGGEDVPQEVTTSAPPDRVSSTSSTERKVSVPKQNRKSSAGTESSHAAVPSVKRAPKVKMSKERDDATVPLPQSFQVKYLGQRDASGLWGIKHTRKPVDQLVTTARSMPAGQILPIVRLIVSKEGVSVLPLGKSQEPLRFHPIDTISYGVQDLVYTRVFCIIVVREGGNTHDKHPFECHAFVCDSRDAARRLTYALSAAFKEFSKTVKAAAAEGGTQSIKKKFAIDLRSPEEIADDLRAPDDSEA, from the coding sequence ATGGGGGACGAAGAGGACTACGGTTTTGTCGCCCGCGACAGTAAAATCCTACAGAAAGCACTAACGAACGAATCGAGTCCACGTCCAACAGTGGCCAGCACTACAGGAAGTGAAGGAGGGGAGGATGTACCACAGGAAGTGACAACTTCCGCTCCACCTGATCGTGTCAGCTCAACTTCATCAACAGAACGTAAAGTTAGTGTTCCAAAACAGAACAGAAAGTCATCAGCAGGAACTGAGAGCTCCCATGCAGCAGTCCCTAGCGTTAAGCGTGCCCCTAAAGTAAAGATGTCCAAGGAGCGAGATGATGCGACGGTGCCTTTGCCTCAGAGCTTTCAAGTGAAATACCTGGGTCAGCGAGACGCGAGTGGGCTATGGGGTATCAAACATACACGCAAGCCTGTGGACCAGCTGGTAACGACAGCCCGCTCTATGCCTGCAGGACAAATACTACCTATTGTTCGTCTCATTGTTTCCAAGGAAGGTGTCAGCGTGTTACCGCTGGGCAAGAGCCAGGAGCCGTTGAGATTCCACCCTATTGATACTATCTCCTACGGAGTACAGGACCTGGTGTACACGCGAGTCTTCTGCATTATAGTGGTGCGTGAGGGTGGCAATACTCACGACAAGCACCCTTTCGAGTGCCACGCCTTCGTCTGCGACAGTCGCGATGCAGCTCGAAGACTAACCTACGCCCTCTCAGCCGCCTTTAAGGAGTTCAGCAAGACGGTGAAAGCTGCAGCCGCCGAGGGCGGAACACAAAGTATAAAGAAGAAGTTCGCCATTGACCTGAGGTCACCGGAAGAGATTGCCGACGACTTACGCGCCCCTGACGACTCGGAAGCCTAA